From Maniola hyperantus chromosome 28, iAphHyp1.2, whole genome shotgun sequence, one genomic window encodes:
- the LOC117995079 gene encoding uncharacterized protein codes for MVRTYKPKTDRKNINEENIEDAIREVLSKTLSIRKAADKYSIKTATLQHRIEKARKSFEATRILSTNEASSSLQAESSLSQAGPSSPQIAPSMEMAQIASSSAHTTTAALSSHTATATSSNIYGSKYTVAQVFSIEQEKALTQYLLNCSKMHYGLTLRQLLTLAYEFAESSGCNYPKSWKKNKCAGKDWAAGFRKRNPELSLRKPENTSAARSFAFNKAAVAQFHDNYERIMRQYNFTPDRIINLDETGISTVLSTPKVIAGRKQRQVGQIVSAERGELVTFCGIITATGSSLPPVYVFPRVHYKDHFLNGAPDGSLGLANRSGWMTSELFIRVLKHIQRLTSSNKDNPILIICDNHESHISIEAVNYCRDNGIVYLSLPPHTSHKLQPLDVSVFGPFKGKLKIAFNDWHIQNVGKTLTIYNIAELSKLAYLESFTPKNIIGGFSKPGIWPINKLVFGDDDFAPIDIFSTGYHDLTDENTHKTQDLHFVDSETTQNNEVVDREQNKTPTLDTDPISVSDADDSLHVSSSQAMLTPDVVRPYPKKAITDSVLKRKGREKGRSRIYTDTPEKNRLESLRNEKDRKRELQKAKQHAKELKTAKNLLGLTEPKKKKRVTSLPAEIDSDSSLDEVVMTSDSEDIEMPSESEEEVINEEPVNPEHINIGDFLLIKFEKKKTVIHYVAKVVFKYNVTEYEVSYLRKKTGSYKFIFPIVEDKASVDVRDVVLQLPKPTFSKGTSRTSSLYSFSVGLTRYNIQ; via the coding sequence atggTGCGCACGTACAAACCCAAAACTGATAGAAAAAATATCAATGAAGAAAACATTGAAGACGCAATACGTGAAGTATTGTCAAAGACTTTATCTATACGCAAAGCAGCCGACAAATATAGCATCAAAACTGCGACCCTACAACATCGCATAGAAAAAGCCAGAAAATCATTTGAAGCTACCAGAATATTATCTACAAATGAAGCATCCTCTTCATTACAAGCAGAATCTTCTTTATCACAAGCAGGTCCATCTTCACCACAAATAGCACCATCTATGGAGATGGCACAAATAGCGTCATCTTCAGCACACACTACTACTGCAGCTTTATCATCACACACTGCTACAGCTACTTCATCAAACATCTATGGTTCCAAGTATACCGTTGCACAAGTTTTTTCAATCGAACAAGAAAAGGCATTGACTCAATATTTATTGAATTGTAGTAAAATGCACTACGGCCTTACATTGAGACAGCTTTTGACTTTGGCATACGAGTTCGCAGAATCCTCAGGGTGTAATTATCCAAAATCCTGGAAAAAAAACAAATGCGCTGGAAAAGATTGGGCAGCTGGCTTCAGGAAGAGAAACCCAGAATTGAGTCTACGAAAACCAGAAAACACAAGCGCAGCAAGAAGCTTTGCTTTTAATAAAGCTGCTGTAGCTCAATTTCATGATAATTACGAACGCATAATGAGACAGTACAATTTTACACCCGATCGAATAATAAACTTAGATGAAACAGGCATAAGCACAGTTCTTTCTACTCCTAAAGTTATTGCTGGAagaaaacaaagacaggtgggACAAATAGTTTCTGCAGAACGCGGAGAGTTAGTTACTTTCTGTGGTATTATTACTGCTACTGGTTCTTCTCTTCCTCCAGTTTATGTCTTTCCAAGAGTTCACTACAAAGATCACTTCCTAAATGGAGCTCCTGATGGAAGTCTAGGGTTGGCAAACAGAAGCGGCTGGATGACATCAGAATTGTTTATAAGAGTTTTGAAACACATTCAACGCCTTACTTCGAGCAATAAAGATAACCCAATTCTAATCATTTGTGACAACCACGAATCGCACATTTCAATAGAAGCTGTTAACTACTGTCGTGACAACGGTATTGTTTATTTGAGTCTGCCCCCACACACGTCACACAAATTGCAACCGCTTGATGTCAGTGTGTTCGGACCCTTCAAAGGCAAATTGAAGATAGCTTTCAACGACTGGCACATTCAAAATGTTGGAAAGACTTTGACCATATACAACATTGCTGAACTGTCAAAATTAGCATATTTGGAATCATTTACACCAAAGAATATCATAGGTGGTTTTTCCAAACCTGGAATTTGGCCAATTAATAAACTGGTATTTGGGGACGACGACTTTGCACCGATAGACATTTTCAGCACAGGTTATCACGATTTGACAGATGAGAACACTCACAAAACACAAGATTTACATTTTGTAGACTCGGAAACAACTCAAAATAATGAAGTTGTTGATAgagaacaaaataaaactccTACTTTGGATACCGACCCAATTTCAGTGTCTGATGCTGACGATTCTCTACATGTTTCTTCATCACAGGCTATGCTTACTCCTGACGTAGTTAGACCTTATCCAAAAAAGGCGATTACTGACAGTgtcttaaaaagaaaaggaagagAAAAGGGACGATCAAGAATATACACTGACACACCAGAAAAAAATAGATTAGAAAGCTTACGTAATGAAAAGGACAGGAAAAGAGAATTACAAAAAGCAAAACAGCATGCAAAAGAATTGAAAACAGCGAAAAATCTGTTGGGGTTAACTGAgccaaaaaagaaaaagagagtaactTCTTTGCCTGCAGAAATAGATTCCGATTCTAGTCTAGATGAAGTCGTGATGACGAGTGATAGTGAAGACATTGAAATGCCATCGGAATCAGAAGAAGAGGTAATTAATGAAGAACCAGTTAATCCTGAACACATAAATATTGGAGATTTCCTACTAATTAAGTTTGAGAAGAAGAAAACTGTGATTCACTACGTTGCCAAAGTCGTATTTAAGTATAATGTGACAGAATATGAAGTATCATATCTCAGAAAAAAAACAGGGTCTTATAAGTTCATATTTCCAATTGTGGAAGACAAAGCAAGTGTGGATGTTAGAGATGTAGTTTTGCAATTACCAAAACCAACTTTCTCCAAAGGCACATCTCGAACATCGTCGCTTTATTCATTTTCGGTAGGTTTAACTCGATATAATATCCAGTAG
- the LOC117994888 gene encoding uncharacterized protein — protein MKYYFYFILVKHVLLIRCSHIDKNNTDIFITYSGHSDLERPIPEPVLPVSGKPITEEKKESVKEITVYEDTTEGVVFIPNDKPVFRNEDIFHSDGVHISDVMDSRRVGSSVRGGEIRITETEAPKTDVLFVSGKNKENIEKPAQYDKKQERQDSTVIKKTKINKNRLNCTNINCNNTVNSVCGGKEENKKMKYRLFLNDCFFRKVNCGFQNAVNRYEIVPIENCKDIGAHYLTRPYVFKPKPLPAQKEVANVETRRSFSSRRSLNMGVDGSFCGHACPASCTEDYDPQCAVSSSGQRRMFLNHCKLDHNSCMYKVVWHRRPLSECVGGRKADMTQNRGFIGWMQRVGIVDRKGRLMLS, from the exons ATGAAATACTACTTCTATTTTATACTAGTAAAACACGTATTACTAATCAGATGTTCACATatcgataaaaataataccGATATATTCATAACATACTCCGGTCACAGTGACTTAGAGAGACCGATACCAGAACCGGTATTACCGGTATCAGGAAAACCGATTAcagaagaaaagaaagaatcGGTAAAAGAAATCACAGTTTATGAAGATACGACTGAAGGAGTAGTTTTCATACCAAATGATAAACCGGTATTTAGGAATGAAGATATTTTTCATAGTGATGGTGTTCATATAAGTGACGTTATGGATAGTAGAAGGGTAGGGAGTTCGGTGCGGGGTGGCGAAATTCGTATTACTGAAACTG AAGCACCAAAAACAGATGTTCTATTCGTGTCCGGTAAAaacaaggaaaacatcgagaaaCCCGCGCAATACGACAAGAAACAAGAAAGACAAGACTCGACAGTCattaagaaaacaaaaataaacaagaaTAGATTAAACTGTACTAACATAAACTGCAATAACACAGTTAACTCAGTGTGCGGCGGAAAAGAAGAGAACAAGAAGATGAAATATCGATTATTTCTGAATGACTGTTTCTTCAGAAAAGTTAACTGCGGTTTTCAGAATGCTGTTAACC GATACGAGATAGTACCAATAGAGAATTGCAAGGATATCGGGGCGCATTATTTGACAAGGCCGTATGTTTTCAAGCCTAAACCACTACCAGCACAGAAAGAAGTAGCTAATGTTGAAACTAGAAGAAGCTTCTCTTCTAGAAG GTCATTAAACATGGGCGTGGACGGCAGTTTCTGTGGCCACGCGTGCCCAGCCTCCTGTACGGAAGACTACGACCCTCAGTGTGcggtgtccagcagtggacaacGCAGGATGTTTCTGAACCACTGCAAACTGGACCACAACTCTTGCATGTATAAAGTTG TGTGGCACAGACGTCCGTTATCAGAATGCGTGGGCGGCAGAAAGGCGGATATGACACAAAATAGAGGATTTATCGGATGGATGCAGAGGGTGGGCATTGTGGACAGAAAGGGGAGATTAATGCTGTCATAG